A window of the Serinus canaria isolate serCan28SL12 chromosome 20, serCan2020, whole genome shotgun sequence genome harbors these coding sequences:
- the CSE1L gene encoding exportin-2 isoform X2, translating into MRSAKMELSDANLQTLTEYLKKTLDPDPAIRRPAEKFLESVEGSQNYPLLLLTLLEKSQENVIKVCASVTFKNYIKRNWRIVEDEPNKICESDRIAIKANIVPLMLSSPEQIQKQLSDAISIIGREDFPQKWPDLLTEMVNRFQSGDFHVINGVLRTAHSLFKRYRHEFKSNELWTEIKLVLDAFALPLTNLFKATIELCSTHANDASALKVLFSSLILIAKLFYSLNFQDLPEFFEDNMETWMTNFHSLLTLDNKLLQTDDEEEAGLLELLKSQICDNAALYAQKYDEEFQPYLPRFVTAIWNLLVTTGQEVKYDLLVSNAIQFLASVCERPHYKHLFEDQNTLTSICEKVIVPNMEFRAADEEAFEDNSEEYIRRDLEGSDIDTRRRAACDLVRGLCKFFEGPVTGIFSGYVNSMLQEYAKNPSVNWKHKDAAIYLVTSLASKAQTQKHGITQANELVNLTEFFVNHIQPDLKSATVNEFPVLKADGIKYIMIFRNQVPKEQLLVSIPLLINHLQAESIVVHTYAAHALERLFTMRGTNNTTLITAAEMAPFVEVLLTNLFKALTLPGSSENEYIMKAIMRSFSLLQESIIPYIPSVITQLTQKLLAVSKNPSKPHFNHYMFESICLSIRITCKANPEAVGSFEEALFLVFTEILQNDVQEFIPYVFQVMSLLLEMHKNEIPSSYMALFPHLLQPVLWERTGNIPPLVRLLQAYLERGASTIASAAADKIPGLLGVFQKLIASKANDHQGFYLLNSIIEHMPPESVDQYRKQIFILLFQRLQNSKTTKFIKSFLVFINLYCVRYGALALQEIFDSIQPKMFGMVLEKIIIPEIQKVSGQVEKKICAVGITKILTECPPMMDTEYTKLWIPLLQALIGLFELPEDDTIPDEEHFIDIEDTPGYQTAFSQLAFAGKKEHDPVGQMVNNPRIHLAQSLHKLSTACPGRVLSMLSTSLNAEALQYLQGYLQAASVSLL; encoded by the exons ATGC GTTCTGCCAAAATGGAGCTCAGTGATGCCAATTTACAAACTTTAACTGAATATCTAAAGAAAACACTAGATCCAGATCCTGCCATAAGGCGTCCTG CGGAAAAGTTCCTTGAATCTGTGGAAGGAAGCCAGAACTATCCGCTGTTACTCTTAACGCTGCTGGAGAAATCACAGGAAAATGTCATCAAAGTTTGTGCATCTGTAACGTTCAAGAATTATATTAAAAGGAACTGGAGAATT gtTGAGGATGAACCAAACAAAATATGTGAATCGGACAGAATAGCCATTAAAGCCAACATAGTGCCCTTGATGCTTAGCAGCCCAGAACAAATTCAAAAACAG TTAAGTGATGCCATCAGTATTATTGGGCGGGAAGACTTCCCTCAGAAGTGGCCAGACCTGCTGACAGAAATGGTGAATCGCTTCCAGAGTGGAGATTTCCACGTCATCAATGGGGTTCTGCGCACTGCCCACTCTCTATTTAAAAG GTACCGCCATGAATTTAAGTCAAATGAATTATGGACAGAGATCAAACTTGTTCTGGATGCCTTTGCTTTACCCTTGACAAATCTCTTTAAG GCAACTATTGAACTTTGCAGCACACATGCAAATGATGCCAGTGCCCTGAAggttctcttttcttctctcattctAATTGCGAAGCTGTTCTACAGTTTAAATTTTCAG gATCTTCCTGAGTTTTTTGAAGATAACATGGAAACATGGATGACAAACTTTCATAGCCTTTTAACTTTAGATAATAAACTCTTGCAGACTGAT GATGAAGAGGAAGCTGGATTGCTGGAGCTCTTGAAATCACAAATTTGTGATAATGCTGCTTTATATGCTCAAAAATATGATGAAGAATTCCAGCCCTACCTGCCACGCTTTGTAACAGCAATCTGGAATCTGTTAGTCACAACCGGCCAGGAAGTGAAGTATGACTTG CTGGTCAGTAACGCGATCCAGTTTCTGGCCTCAGTTTGTGAGAGACCACATTACAAGCATCTGTTTGAAGACCAGAATACGTTGACAAGCATCTGTGAAAAAGTTATTGTTCCCAATATGGAATTTAGAG cgGCTGATGAAGAAGCATTTGAAGATAATTCTGAAGAGTATATAAGAAGGGATTTGGAAGGATCTG ATATTGACACCAGGCGCAGAGCAGCTTGTGATCTGGTCAGAGGCTTGTGCAAATTTTTTGAAGGACCTGTAACAGGGATTTTTTCTGGATATGTTAATTCTATGCTGCAAGAATATGCAAAGAATCCATCTGTTAACTGGAAGCACAAAGATGCAGCTATTTACCTTGTAACATCTTTGGCATCCAAAGCTCAGACACAGAAG caTGGCATAACACAGGCCAATGAACTCGTTAATCTGACAGAATTCTTTGTGAATCACATTCAACCTGACTTAAAGTCTGCTACTG tgaATGAATTCCCTGTGCTAAAAGCAGATGGTATCAAATATATCATGATTTTTAGAAACCAA GTACCAAAAGAACAACTGCTGGTGTCTATTCCTCTCTTAATCAATCATCTCCAAGCAGAAAGTATTGTGGTCCATACCTATGCAGCCCATGCTCTTGAAAGACTGTTTACCATGAGAGGGACAAATAATACTACCCT CATTACAGCTGCAGAGATGGCACCGTTTGTAGAAGTGCTGTTAACAAACCTTTTCAAAGCTCTGACACTTCCTGGCTCATCTGAAAATGAATACATTATGAAAG CCATCATGAGAAGTTTTTCTCTACTGCAGGAGTCCATAATTCCATACATCCCTTCTGTCatcacacagctcacacagaaaCTGCTGGCTGTCAGTAAG AATCCCAGCAAACCTCACTTTAACCATTATATGTTTGAGTCAATCTGCTTGTCAATAAGGATAACGTGCAAGGCAAACCCAGAGGCAGTGGGGAGCTTTGAGGAGGCTTTGTTCCTGGTGTTCACAGAGATCCTGCAGAATGATGTGCAAG AGTTCATTCCCTATGTGTTTCAAGTGATGTCACTACTTCTAGAAatgcataaaaatgaaatcCCATCATCTTATATGGCATTGTTTCCCCATCTGCTCCAGCCAGTTCTCTGGGAGAGGACAGGAAACATTCCCCCTCTGgtcaggctgctgcaggcttACCTGGAGCGGGGTGCCAGCACCATTGCCAGCGCTGCCGCCGACAAAATC CCTGGATTGTTAGGTGTGTTCCAGAAGTTGATTGCCTCTAAAGCTAATGATCATCAAGGGTTCTATCTTCTAAACAGTATCATTGAGCATATGCCTCC TGAATCAGTTGACCAGTACAGGAAACAGATCTTCATTCTGCTATTCCAAAGACTTCAAAattccaaaacaacaaaatttatCAAAA GTTTCCTTGTCTTCATTAACTTGTATTGTGTAAGATATGGGGCATTAGCTCTGCAAGAAATATTTGACAGCATACAGCCAAA GATGTTTGGAATGGTGTTGGAGAAAATTATAATTCCTGAAATCCAGAAAGTGTCTGGACaagttgaaaagaaaatctgtgctgttggcattacaaaaatattaacagaatGTCCTCCCATGATGGACACTGAGTACACCAAACTGTG GATTCCTTTGCTGCAGGCCCTCATTGGGCTCTTTGAGTTGCCTGAGGATGACACGATCCCTGACGAGGAACACTTCATCGACATAGAAGATACTCCAGGCTATCAGACTGCATTCTCCCAGCTAGCCTTTGCTGGGAAGAAAGAACACGATCCTGTAGGTCAAATGGTGAACAATCCTAGAATCCATCTGGCACAGTCTCTCCACAAACTGTCTACAGCGTGCCCAGGCAGG GTTCTGTCCATGCTGAGCACCAGCCTGAACGCAGAAGCATTGCAGTATCTCCAAGGATACCTCCAGGCTGCAAGTGTGagtctgctctga
- the CSE1L gene encoding exportin-2 isoform X1 yields the protein MELSDANLQTLTEYLKKTLDPDPAIRRPAEKFLESVEGSQNYPLLLLTLLEKSQENVIKVCASVTFKNYIKRNWRIVEDEPNKICESDRIAIKANIVPLMLSSPEQIQKQLSDAISIIGREDFPQKWPDLLTEMVNRFQSGDFHVINGVLRTAHSLFKRYRHEFKSNELWTEIKLVLDAFALPLTNLFKATIELCSTHANDASALKVLFSSLILIAKLFYSLNFQDLPEFFEDNMETWMTNFHSLLTLDNKLLQTDDEEEAGLLELLKSQICDNAALYAQKYDEEFQPYLPRFVTAIWNLLVTTGQEVKYDLLVSNAIQFLASVCERPHYKHLFEDQNTLTSICEKVIVPNMEFRAADEEAFEDNSEEYIRRDLEGSDIDTRRRAACDLVRGLCKFFEGPVTGIFSGYVNSMLQEYAKNPSVNWKHKDAAIYLVTSLASKAQTQKHGITQANELVNLTEFFVNHIQPDLKSATVNEFPVLKADGIKYIMIFRNQVPKEQLLVSIPLLINHLQAESIVVHTYAAHALERLFTMRGTNNTTLITAAEMAPFVEVLLTNLFKALTLPGSSENEYIMKAIMRSFSLLQESIIPYIPSVITQLTQKLLAVSKNPSKPHFNHYMFESICLSIRITCKANPEAVGSFEEALFLVFTEILQNDVQEFIPYVFQVMSLLLEMHKNEIPSSYMALFPHLLQPVLWERTGNIPPLVRLLQAYLERGASTIASAAADKIPGLLGVFQKLIASKANDHQGFYLLNSIIEHMPPESVDQYRKQIFILLFQRLQNSKTTKFIKSFLVFINLYCVRYGALALQEIFDSIQPKMFGMVLEKIIIPEIQKVSGQVEKKICAVGITKILTECPPMMDTEYTKLWIPLLQALIGLFELPEDDTIPDEEHFIDIEDTPGYQTAFSQLAFAGKKEHDPVGQMVNNPRIHLAQSLHKLSTACPGRVLSMLSTSLNAEALQYLQGYLQAASVSLL from the exons ATGGAGCTCAGTGATGCCAATTTACAAACTTTAACTGAATATCTAAAGAAAACACTAGATCCAGATCCTGCCATAAGGCGTCCTG CGGAAAAGTTCCTTGAATCTGTGGAAGGAAGCCAGAACTATCCGCTGTTACTCTTAACGCTGCTGGAGAAATCACAGGAAAATGTCATCAAAGTTTGTGCATCTGTAACGTTCAAGAATTATATTAAAAGGAACTGGAGAATT gtTGAGGATGAACCAAACAAAATATGTGAATCGGACAGAATAGCCATTAAAGCCAACATAGTGCCCTTGATGCTTAGCAGCCCAGAACAAATTCAAAAACAG TTAAGTGATGCCATCAGTATTATTGGGCGGGAAGACTTCCCTCAGAAGTGGCCAGACCTGCTGACAGAAATGGTGAATCGCTTCCAGAGTGGAGATTTCCACGTCATCAATGGGGTTCTGCGCACTGCCCACTCTCTATTTAAAAG GTACCGCCATGAATTTAAGTCAAATGAATTATGGACAGAGATCAAACTTGTTCTGGATGCCTTTGCTTTACCCTTGACAAATCTCTTTAAG GCAACTATTGAACTTTGCAGCACACATGCAAATGATGCCAGTGCCCTGAAggttctcttttcttctctcattctAATTGCGAAGCTGTTCTACAGTTTAAATTTTCAG gATCTTCCTGAGTTTTTTGAAGATAACATGGAAACATGGATGACAAACTTTCATAGCCTTTTAACTTTAGATAATAAACTCTTGCAGACTGAT GATGAAGAGGAAGCTGGATTGCTGGAGCTCTTGAAATCACAAATTTGTGATAATGCTGCTTTATATGCTCAAAAATATGATGAAGAATTCCAGCCCTACCTGCCACGCTTTGTAACAGCAATCTGGAATCTGTTAGTCACAACCGGCCAGGAAGTGAAGTATGACTTG CTGGTCAGTAACGCGATCCAGTTTCTGGCCTCAGTTTGTGAGAGACCACATTACAAGCATCTGTTTGAAGACCAGAATACGTTGACAAGCATCTGTGAAAAAGTTATTGTTCCCAATATGGAATTTAGAG cgGCTGATGAAGAAGCATTTGAAGATAATTCTGAAGAGTATATAAGAAGGGATTTGGAAGGATCTG ATATTGACACCAGGCGCAGAGCAGCTTGTGATCTGGTCAGAGGCTTGTGCAAATTTTTTGAAGGACCTGTAACAGGGATTTTTTCTGGATATGTTAATTCTATGCTGCAAGAATATGCAAAGAATCCATCTGTTAACTGGAAGCACAAAGATGCAGCTATTTACCTTGTAACATCTTTGGCATCCAAAGCTCAGACACAGAAG caTGGCATAACACAGGCCAATGAACTCGTTAATCTGACAGAATTCTTTGTGAATCACATTCAACCTGACTTAAAGTCTGCTACTG tgaATGAATTCCCTGTGCTAAAAGCAGATGGTATCAAATATATCATGATTTTTAGAAACCAA GTACCAAAAGAACAACTGCTGGTGTCTATTCCTCTCTTAATCAATCATCTCCAAGCAGAAAGTATTGTGGTCCATACCTATGCAGCCCATGCTCTTGAAAGACTGTTTACCATGAGAGGGACAAATAATACTACCCT CATTACAGCTGCAGAGATGGCACCGTTTGTAGAAGTGCTGTTAACAAACCTTTTCAAAGCTCTGACACTTCCTGGCTCATCTGAAAATGAATACATTATGAAAG CCATCATGAGAAGTTTTTCTCTACTGCAGGAGTCCATAATTCCATACATCCCTTCTGTCatcacacagctcacacagaaaCTGCTGGCTGTCAGTAAG AATCCCAGCAAACCTCACTTTAACCATTATATGTTTGAGTCAATCTGCTTGTCAATAAGGATAACGTGCAAGGCAAACCCAGAGGCAGTGGGGAGCTTTGAGGAGGCTTTGTTCCTGGTGTTCACAGAGATCCTGCAGAATGATGTGCAAG AGTTCATTCCCTATGTGTTTCAAGTGATGTCACTACTTCTAGAAatgcataaaaatgaaatcCCATCATCTTATATGGCATTGTTTCCCCATCTGCTCCAGCCAGTTCTCTGGGAGAGGACAGGAAACATTCCCCCTCTGgtcaggctgctgcaggcttACCTGGAGCGGGGTGCCAGCACCATTGCCAGCGCTGCCGCCGACAAAATC CCTGGATTGTTAGGTGTGTTCCAGAAGTTGATTGCCTCTAAAGCTAATGATCATCAAGGGTTCTATCTTCTAAACAGTATCATTGAGCATATGCCTCC TGAATCAGTTGACCAGTACAGGAAACAGATCTTCATTCTGCTATTCCAAAGACTTCAAAattccaaaacaacaaaatttatCAAAA GTTTCCTTGTCTTCATTAACTTGTATTGTGTAAGATATGGGGCATTAGCTCTGCAAGAAATATTTGACAGCATACAGCCAAA GATGTTTGGAATGGTGTTGGAGAAAATTATAATTCCTGAAATCCAGAAAGTGTCTGGACaagttgaaaagaaaatctgtgctgttggcattacaaaaatattaacagaatGTCCTCCCATGATGGACACTGAGTACACCAAACTGTG GATTCCTTTGCTGCAGGCCCTCATTGGGCTCTTTGAGTTGCCTGAGGATGACACGATCCCTGACGAGGAACACTTCATCGACATAGAAGATACTCCAGGCTATCAGACTGCATTCTCCCAGCTAGCCTTTGCTGGGAAGAAAGAACACGATCCTGTAGGTCAAATGGTGAACAATCCTAGAATCCATCTGGCACAGTCTCTCCACAAACTGTCTACAGCGTGCCCAGGCAGG GTTCTGTCCATGCTGAGCACCAGCCTGAACGCAGAAGCATTGCAGTATCTCCAAGGATACCTCCAGGCTGCAAGTGTGagtctgctctga